Proteins co-encoded in one Echeneis naucrates chromosome 22, fEcheNa1.1, whole genome shotgun sequence genomic window:
- the fam98b gene encoding protein FAM98B isoform X1 → MVYNGGSPGAARLDIWLICVLPSYDGPPLEEGALLRAAQGGLSSPEYVDLCRWLVSRLKPLCELEESITAGPEDMDSLQVEMSGLLKELNYPDEEVLTGILKGSMRSTKDHLKCVLFLSSELQAAQIVRSRRVSDQQQEAKAEYRELLMICEALKLSEPRGPDAAEVFSQIKLKVDKALKDLPKASIGSPALKSSLTTEQWEKLHNINTALSSEYESRRRMLIKRLDVTVQSFGWSDRAKVKVDSMASAYQPKRHSLRPQSTVDMAKLLAAREDICNLVKTSSGSSREKTACAVNKVLMGRVPDRGGRPSEIQAPPPEMPPWQKRQDGGGGEGWGGRRGGGSWRGGHGRHGGYGGHGGYGGHGGHGGYGGHGGHGGKRGRYQY, encoded by the exons ATGGTGTACAATGGAGGGTCTCCGGGTGCAGCTCGTCTTGACATCTGGCTGATATGTGTCCTCCCCAGCTATGACGGCCCTCCGCTGGAGGAGGGGGCGCTGCTCCGGGCCGCACAGGGAGGCCTGTCCTCGCCGGAATATGTGGACCTGTGCCGGTGGCTGGTTTCCAGGCTAAAGCCGCTGTGTGAGCTGGAGGAGAGCATCACAGCCGGTCCAG AGGACATGGACAGCCTCCAGGTGGAGATGAGCGGcctgctgaaggagctgaatTATCCTGATGAGGAAGTCCTGACAGGGATTCTGAAGGGCAGCATGCGGAGCACTAAGGATCacctcaagtgtgtgt tgtttctcaGCTCTGAGCTTCAGGCAGCTCAGATCGTTCGGAGCAGAAGAGTCTCTGATCAACAACAAGAGGCGAAAGCAGAGTATCGGGAGCTTCTGATGATCTGTGAAGCACTGAAGCTGTCGGAGCCCCGAGGACCAGACGCAGCAGAAGTCTTCTCCCAAATAAAGCTCAAG GTTGATAAAGCACTTAAAGATCTTCCAAAGGCGTCCATTGGAAGCCCTGCGCTGAAGAGCTCTCTCACCACTGAACAGTGG GAGAAACTGCACAACATCAACACAGCCCTGTCCTCGGAGTACGAGTCTCGGCGCAGGATGTTGATCAAGCGGTTGGACGTCACAGTTCAGTCTTTCGGATGGTCAGACAGAGCCAAG GTAAAGGTGGACAGCATGGCGAGCGCCTACCAGCCTAAGAGACACTCCCTGAGGCCACAGTCCACAGTGGACATGGCTAAGCTGCTGGCTGCCAGAGAAGACATCTGTAATTTGGTCAAGACCAGCAGCGGCTccagcagagaaaaaactgcTTGTGCTGTCAACAAG GTCCTGATGGGGAGAGTGCCAGACCGAGGAGGACGACCCTCAGAGAtacaagccccgccccctgagATGCCACCCTGGCAGAAAAGACAAGACGGAGGAGGTGGTGAAGGCTGGGGAGgccgaagaggaggaggcagttGGAGAGGAGGACATGGCAGACATGGAGGTTATGGTGGACATGGAGGTTATGGTGGACATGGAGGACATGGAGGTTATGGTGGACATGGTGGACATGGTGGGAAGAGAGGACGGTACCAGTATTAA
- the fam98b gene encoding protein FAM98B isoform X2 codes for MELDILDSLEQLGYDGPPLEEGALLRAAQGGLSSPEYVDLCRWLVSRLKPLCELEESITAGPEDMDSLQVEMSGLLKELNYPDEEVLTGILKGSMRSTKDHLKCVLFLSSELQAAQIVRSRRVSDQQQEAKAEYRELLMICEALKLSEPRGPDAAEVFSQIKLKVDKALKDLPKASIGSPALKSSLTTEQWEKLHNINTALSSEYESRRRMLIKRLDVTVQSFGWSDRAKVKVDSMASAYQPKRHSLRPQSTVDMAKLLAAREDICNLVKTSSGSSREKTACAVNKVLMGRVPDRGGRPSEIQAPPPEMPPWQKRQDGGGGEGWGGRRGGGSWRGGHGRHGGYGGHGGYGGHGGHGGYGGHGGHGGKRGRYQY; via the exons ATGGAGTTGGACATCTTGGACTCGTTAGAGCAGCTCGG CTATGACGGCCCTCCGCTGGAGGAGGGGGCGCTGCTCCGGGCCGCACAGGGAGGCCTGTCCTCGCCGGAATATGTGGACCTGTGCCGGTGGCTGGTTTCCAGGCTAAAGCCGCTGTGTGAGCTGGAGGAGAGCATCACAGCCGGTCCAG AGGACATGGACAGCCTCCAGGTGGAGATGAGCGGcctgctgaaggagctgaatTATCCTGATGAGGAAGTCCTGACAGGGATTCTGAAGGGCAGCATGCGGAGCACTAAGGATCacctcaagtgtgtgt tgtttctcaGCTCTGAGCTTCAGGCAGCTCAGATCGTTCGGAGCAGAAGAGTCTCTGATCAACAACAAGAGGCGAAAGCAGAGTATCGGGAGCTTCTGATGATCTGTGAAGCACTGAAGCTGTCGGAGCCCCGAGGACCAGACGCAGCAGAAGTCTTCTCCCAAATAAAGCTCAAG GTTGATAAAGCACTTAAAGATCTTCCAAAGGCGTCCATTGGAAGCCCTGCGCTGAAGAGCTCTCTCACCACTGAACAGTGG GAGAAACTGCACAACATCAACACAGCCCTGTCCTCGGAGTACGAGTCTCGGCGCAGGATGTTGATCAAGCGGTTGGACGTCACAGTTCAGTCTTTCGGATGGTCAGACAGAGCCAAG GTAAAGGTGGACAGCATGGCGAGCGCCTACCAGCCTAAGAGACACTCCCTGAGGCCACAGTCCACAGTGGACATGGCTAAGCTGCTGGCTGCCAGAGAAGACATCTGTAATTTGGTCAAGACCAGCAGCGGCTccagcagagaaaaaactgcTTGTGCTGTCAACAAG GTCCTGATGGGGAGAGTGCCAGACCGAGGAGGACGACCCTCAGAGAtacaagccccgccccctgagATGCCACCCTGGCAGAAAAGACAAGACGGAGGAGGTGGTGAAGGCTGGGGAGgccgaagaggaggaggcagttGGAGAGGAGGACATGGCAGACATGGAGGTTATGGTGGACATGGAGGTTATGGTGGACATGGAGGACATGGAGGTTATGGTGGACATGGTGGACATGGTGGGAAGAGAGGACGGTACCAGTATTAA